In Haloterrigena turkmenica DSM 5511, a single genomic region encodes these proteins:
- a CDS encoding PPC domain-containing DNA-binding protein has protein sequence MNYRAVETTGEYVARLEHGADWRAEIESLAEEVEADAAWFTALGAVRDAELWFYDQAECEYYPIEFDEPLEVASCVGNVSWLDDDRFAHTHAVLSDDEGTTYSGHLNEATVWAGEVYMRVFEEPLEREYDETTELDLWL, from the coding sequence ATGAACTATCGAGCCGTCGAAACCACGGGCGAGTACGTCGCCCGCCTCGAGCACGGCGCCGACTGGCGGGCCGAGATCGAGTCGCTCGCCGAGGAGGTCGAGGCCGACGCGGCCTGGTTTACCGCCCTCGGCGCGGTCCGGGACGCGGAACTCTGGTTTTACGATCAAGCGGAGTGCGAGTACTACCCGATCGAGTTCGACGAACCGCTCGAGGTCGCCAGCTGCGTCGGCAACGTCTCGTGGCTGGATGACGACCGATTCGCACACACCCACGCCGTCCTCTCGGACGACGAGGGGACGACGTATTCCGGCCACCTGAACGAGGCGACCGTCTGGGCCGGCGAGGTCTACATGCGCGTCTTCGAGGAGCCCCTCGAGCGCGAGTACGACGAGACCACCGAACTGGACCTGTGGCTCTGA
- a CDS encoding DNA polymerase II large subunit, which translates to MREADERYFERLESQLDEAFDVAERAKERGADPKPEVEIPTARDMADRVENILGIDGVAERVRELEGEMSREEAALELAEDFAEGRVGDYESKAGKVEGAVRTAVALLTEGVVAAPIEGIDKVEILENDDGTEFVNVYYAGPIRSAGGTAQALSVLVADYTRALVGIEQFSARDEEIERYAEEIALYDKETGLQYTPKDKETKFIAKHMPIMLDGEATGDEEVSGFRDLERVDTNSARGGMCLVMAEGIALKAPKIQRYTRNLDEIDWPWLQDLIDGTYYDDAADEGDGEDDADEDEAADESEGEDPADGDDADEPQGPPRVEESTKFLRDLIAGRPVFSHPCAEGGFRLRYGRARNHGFATAGVHPAAMHLVDDFLATGTQIKTERPGKAAGVVPVDSIEGPTVKLANGDVRRIDDPEDALEIRNGVEKILDLGEYLVNYGEFVENNHPLAPASYTYEWWVQDLAAAGADVQALEDDPRIDLEFPEPEEALEWAVEYDAPLHPEYTYLWHDISVDAFCDLAAAVAEGRIEQDGDGSVNGNGDDSILVLAYADVVADALETIVIEHRQRPDADRIEIDDWRPFVRTVGCEPRRAVADGAALDLDADRDGGEEEPSIELERTWSADDLSERARNWGREDEPDGANAIEAVNEVAPFQVRERAPTRIGNRMGRPEKSESRDLSPPVHTLFPIGEAGGAQRNVADAAKHAETMSDTPGVVELQVGRQRCPDCATETFKNRCPDCDARTEPDYRCPDCDESLEPDDAGRVECDRCEREGTCVENREVDVNDEFRSALESVGERENAFDILKGVKGLTSSNKIPEPIEKGILRAKHDVSAFKDGTVRYDMTDLPVTSVRASELDVDVGQLQALGYEEDIHGEPLTHEDQLVELKVQDIVLSDGAAEHMLQTADFIDDLLEQYYGLEPFYEFEDRQELVGELVFGMAPHTSAATVGRVIGFTSAAVGYAHPYFHAAKRRNCDGDEDCVMLLLDGLLNFSKSFLPDQRGGKMDAPLVMSSRIDPSEIDDEAHNMDVVSQYPREFYLATREQADPEEVDVQIAEENLGTDLEYTGFEHTHDTTDIAMGPDLSAYKTLGSMMDKMDAQLELSRKLEAVDETDVAERVIEYHFLPDLIGNLRAFSRQETRCLDCGEKFRRMPLTGDCRECGGRVNLTVHKGSVNKYMQTAIKVADEYDCRDYTKQRLEVLERSLESIFENDKNKQSGIEDFM; encoded by the coding sequence ATGCGCGAGGCAGACGAACGCTACTTCGAGCGGCTCGAGTCCCAGTTAGACGAGGCCTTCGACGTCGCCGAACGAGCCAAGGAGCGCGGCGCGGACCCGAAACCCGAGGTCGAGATTCCGACCGCGCGGGACATGGCCGACCGCGTCGAGAACATCCTCGGGATCGACGGCGTCGCCGAGCGCGTCCGCGAACTCGAGGGGGAGATGAGCCGCGAGGAGGCCGCCCTCGAACTCGCAGAGGACTTCGCCGAGGGCCGGGTCGGCGACTACGAGTCCAAGGCCGGGAAGGTCGAGGGCGCGGTCCGCACCGCGGTCGCCCTGCTGACCGAGGGGGTCGTCGCGGCGCCCATCGAGGGGATCGACAAGGTCGAGATCTTAGAGAACGACGACGGGACGGAGTTCGTCAACGTCTACTACGCCGGCCCGATCCGCTCGGCGGGCGGCACGGCGCAGGCCCTCTCGGTGCTCGTCGCCGACTACACCCGCGCCCTCGTGGGGATCGAGCAGTTCAGCGCCCGCGACGAGGAGATCGAGCGCTACGCCGAGGAGATCGCCCTCTACGACAAGGAGACCGGTCTCCAGTACACGCCCAAGGACAAGGAGACGAAGTTCATCGCCAAGCACATGCCGATCATGTTGGACGGCGAGGCCACCGGCGACGAGGAGGTCTCGGGCTTTCGCGACTTGGAGCGGGTCGACACCAACAGCGCCCGCGGCGGGATGTGTCTGGTCATGGCCGAGGGGATCGCGCTCAAGGCGCCGAAGATCCAGCGCTACACCCGCAACCTGGACGAGATCGACTGGCCGTGGCTCCAGGACCTGATCGATGGCACCTACTACGACGACGCGGCCGACGAAGGGGACGGCGAGGACGACGCCGACGAGGATGAGGCTGCCGACGAGAGCGAGGGCGAGGACCCCGCGGACGGCGACGACGCCGACGAACCGCAGGGTCCCCCGCGCGTCGAGGAGTCCACGAAGTTCCTCCGGGACCTGATCGCCGGCCGCCCCGTCTTCTCTCACCCCTGCGCGGAGGGCGGGTTCCGACTGCGCTACGGTCGCGCGCGCAACCACGGCTTCGCGACCGCCGGCGTCCACCCCGCCGCGATGCATCTGGTCGACGACTTCCTCGCGACCGGGACCCAAATCAAGACCGAACGCCCCGGCAAGGCGGCGGGGGTCGTCCCCGTCGACTCCATCGAGGGGCCGACGGTCAAACTCGCCAACGGTGACGTCCGCCGGATCGACGACCCCGAGGACGCCCTCGAGATCAGAAACGGCGTCGAGAAGATTCTGGACCTGGGCGAGTACCTCGTCAACTACGGCGAGTTCGTCGAGAACAACCACCCGCTCGCGCCCGCCTCCTACACCTACGAGTGGTGGGTCCAGGACTTAGCGGCCGCCGGCGCCGACGTCCAGGCCCTCGAGGACGACCCCCGAATCGACCTCGAGTTCCCCGAGCCCGAGGAAGCCCTCGAGTGGGCCGTCGAGTACGACGCGCCGCTCCACCCCGAGTACACCTACCTCTGGCACGACATTTCGGTCGACGCCTTCTGTGACCTCGCGGCGGCGGTCGCCGAGGGACGGATCGAGCAGGACGGCGACGGCAGCGTGAACGGCAACGGGGACGACAGCATCCTCGTCCTCGCATACGCCGACGTCGTCGCCGACGCCCTCGAGACGATTGTCATCGAGCACCGCCAGCGCCCCGACGCGGACCGCATCGAAATCGACGACTGGCGGCCGTTCGTCCGCACCGTCGGCTGCGAACCGCGGCGAGCCGTCGCCGACGGCGCCGCCTTAGATCTCGACGCCGACCGTGACGGAGGGGAGGAGGAACCGAGCATCGAACTCGAGCGCACGTGGTCCGCGGACGACCTCTCGGAGCGGGCCCGCAACTGGGGCCGCGAGGACGAACCCGACGGCGCCAACGCCATCGAGGCTGTCAACGAAGTCGCACCGTTTCAGGTGCGCGAGCGCGCCCCCACGCGGATCGGCAACCGGATGGGACGCCCGGAGAAGTCAGAGAGCCGCGACCTCAGCCCGCCCGTGCACACGCTGTTCCCGATCGGCGAGGCCGGCGGCGCACAGCGCAACGTCGCCGACGCCGCCAAGCACGCCGAGACGATGTCCGACACGCCGGGCGTCGTCGAACTCCAAGTCGGCCGCCAGCGCTGTCCCGACTGCGCGACGGAGACGTTCAAGAACCGCTGTCCGGACTGCGACGCGCGGACCGAACCCGACTACCGCTGTCCCGACTGCGACGAGTCCCTCGAGCCCGACGACGCCGGCCGCGTCGAGTGCGACCGCTGTGAACGCGAGGGAACCTGCGTCGAGAACCGCGAGGTCGACGTCAACGACGAGTTCCGCTCGGCCCTCGAGTCGGTCGGGGAACGCGAGAACGCCTTCGACATCCTGAAAGGCGTCAAGGGGTTGACCTCGTCGAACAAGATCCCCGAACCCATCGAGAAGGGGATCCTGCGCGCGAAACACGACGTCTCGGCGTTCAAGGATGGCACCGTCCGCTACGACATGACCGACCTCCCGGTCACGTCCGTCCGCGCCAGCGAACTCGACGTCGACGTCGGCCAGCTACAGGCGCTGGGATACGAGGAGGATATCCACGGCGAGCCGCTGACCCACGAGGACCAGCTCGTGGAGCTGAAAGTACAGGATATCGTCCTCTCGGACGGCGCCGCCGAGCACATGCTCCAGACCGCCGACTTCATCGACGATCTCTTGGAGCAGTACTACGGCCTCGAGCCGTTCTACGAGTTCGAGGATCGGCAGGAACTGGTCGGAGAGCTGGTGTTCGGGATGGCACCCCACACGAGCGCGGCAACTGTCGGGAGAGTTATCGGTTTCACGAGCGCGGCAGTCGGATACGCTCATCCGTACTTTCACGCCGCGAAACGGCGCAACTGCGACGGTGACGAAGATTGCGTGATGCTGCTACTCGACGGACTTCTCAACTTCAGTAAGTCTTTCCTGCCCGACCAGCGCGGGGGGAAGATGGACGCCCCGCTCGTCATGTCCTCCCGCATCGACCCCTCGGAGATCGACGACGAGGCCCACAACATGGACGTCGTCTCGCAGTATCCCCGCGAGTTCTACCTCGCGACCCGCGAGCAGGCCGATCCCGAGGAGGTCGACGTCCAGATCGCCGAGGAGAACCTCGGCACCGACCTCGAATACACCGGCTTCGAACACACCCACGACACCACCGACATCGCGATGGGGCCCGACCTCTCGGCGTACAAGACGTTGGGCTCGATGATGGACAAGATGGACGCCCAGCTCGAGCTCTCGCGGAAACTCGAGGCCGTCGACGAGACTGACGTCGCCGAGCGGGTCATCGAGTACCACTTCCTGCCGGACCTGATCGGGAACCTGCGGGCCTTCTCCCGACAGGAGACCCGCTGTCTCGACTGCGGCGAGAAGTTCCGCCGAATGCCCCTGACCGGCGACTGCCGCGAATGCGGCGGCCGCGTCAACCTCACCGTCCACAAGGGCTCGGTCAACAAGTACATGCAGACCGCGATCAAGGTCGCCGACGAGTACGATTGTCGCGACTACACGAAACAGCGGTTAGAGGTGCTCGAGCGCTCGCTCGAGAGCATCTTCGAGAACGACAAGAACAAGCAGAGTGGGATTGAAGACTTCATGTGA